Part of the Quercus robur chromosome 5, dhQueRobu3.1, whole genome shotgun sequence genome, AAAAATGTTAAAGATAAAAGGGCTCCCTCCGTGGAGAGTCGTGAGGAGTCTGGTGGTGCTGAAGTGCGCCGAGGGCTGCGCACTTGGGCCCCTCGGCTAGAGTTGGAGGGTGCTCCCATTCCTTGGGATGCCACGATCTGGGAGTCTCAAAGGGCGCACGCCACCCATCTTGCCGAGGCCTTAGagcagcctcttctccttcctaAAGATATGGAGGGCCTCAGGCATACTAGGCAACCAGACCTTTTCATGTCATTGAAGAGGGACCTTGCAATGGTAAGTCAATCAACATCCTTTTTTGTTAAATACTAAGATGCACATTtattcatatatgtatatatttttttatgaccCCTTTGCTACTTTTATGCAAGTTACCCAGCAAATTTATGTAGCTAAGGAGTGGGTTAGGAATGCCCGTGACGAGGATAAGGCTGAGGCCCACTCTCGTTTTGAGGTTGAGAAGGCTCTTAGAGCCCTAAAAAAAGAGCACAAAGAGCTGGGCAATAAGCTGACCGTCGCCAAAAGGGAACGTTCGAGTGCCCTGGCTAGTCTAAAAAATGTTAGGGCCCAAGCCAAGGACCAACATAAGCTGCTTTACACAACAAAACTTGAGTTGGCCACCTAGAAACAGCTAGTTCTGGATCTCAAGGCCGAGCTACAGAAGGTCAAGGATGCAGTTAAAGAGGCAGCTCGGGTGGCCAAAGAAACTACTGAAGCTACGGAGAGAGCATCCTACGAACGTAGGGTGGAGGATACAAAGAACTGATTGGCTGAGGAGGTGGCAGGAGTATGCAGGTATTACTACATTGAGACCTGGATAGAGGTGCTTAACAGTGCAGAGGTCCCTGCTGACTCTGAGTTGAGGAAGGCTGAGAACATATTCTTTCCTGAACATATCCGAGAAGCTCCAGCGGACCTCCCTTCCACTGCTCTACCCCTCCCTCCTCCTGAGCAGGTCTCTAGTATCCAAGATCCTACTCTTGATGCTGAAGCCTCCATAAGGGCAGGTAAGGGTAAGGAGGCCCTGCCCTCAGCCAAAAATACTTAATTCGAGGATGCCCTTACAATTAAGGATGTATTCTCCTAGGCTAAAGAAGCTAAGTCTAAGTCCAAGGTTGGGGATGCTAAGCTTAAGGCAGCTGATTCCAAAGAGGGCCCTCAACCAACAAAGAAATAGTTGtaggatttttctttattattattattttttatcattttcttttcttgtggCTTTTGCCACCACTTGTAATGTATCCTCCTTTTGATTAATGAATGGACTTTTCTTTCTATCTCTTGTGTCTTTACTATATATGCTTTCAAGCTTACTGTTATTGCAAATAAACTTGAACTGTTGCCACTCTAACtttaataaaaactaacaaCAATACCCTACTACCGGTgtaaataatttgactaagtaccAACAATAAAGAGATTTACCCCATATTTGTACTATGAATTGCACCTTCTACAATGAAGGTTGAATCTAATAAAGATAAGTAATAAACTTTGTAAAGAATAAAAGGGGGAGATATTCTTCACTTTGCTCGACACttagataaataattaaagacTTTAACTTACTCAGAGCTACTAATATGAGGAGTTGGTTATAATCTTGGATTTGTCTTGACACTTAGTGAGAAACAAATAGATATCATAGAATGTTAATTTcctcaaagtatgtggtccgaggagccatgcacaACTAaagttctatttaacacttagaaggATGCCAGTAAGTATTAATTTAGCCAAAGCATATGGTCTagggagccaggcatgactaaggttttgtttaatacttaaaaaaaatgaatagatgccattgagtgttaattttaccaaagtatgtggtccgagagaccaGGCATAGCtaaagttttgtttaacacttataaagatgtcatagtgtgttaattttaccaaagtatgtggtctgagggaccaggcataactaaggttctgtttaacatttataaagatgtcattaagtgttaatttccctaaagcatctggtccgaggagccaggcatgactaaggttctgtttaaacacttataaagatgtcatagagtattaattttcccaaagcatctggtctaaggagccaggcataactaaggttctgtttaattaCTTATAAggatgtcatagagtgttaatttccctaaagcattTGGTCTGAAgagtcaggcatgactaaggttctgtttcacttataaagatgtcatagagtgttaatttccttAAAGCATCTGGTCTGAAGAGCTAGGCAtaactaagattctgtttaatcacttataaagatgaTTGTtaagggccatttgtgagaatccaggcagaaagaaagaaagcccaataataagggcagcaaagaattgacaaattagatagcaaaaccattaggccttagcggcaggaataatggatcacaggctcaagaaataaacaaatgggtcttaaAGAGGAaagtgggctcaaagaagcccgaaaagaaagaaatagcatcccatgggcggtgtatgaggtagaaaagtgagaaagagccGCTGCAGGTCCAAggtaatgcaaacaaagaaagtaaggggtttatagcaggcccataaaccccaaggaggagaataaggttattgggccaaggaaacccaatgaagttagtaaaaaacccatgggagtgtggaattagcaaaagggccgaggaagcccaaagaaagcaaacgggccaaggatgcccaaaggaaagcccaaagggacataggaacccataagtaaaagcaaaacagtggccATGCCATgccactgagagaaggaataaacggctggcccaaaaTAAGAACAATGGTTGCACAAcagcttttcttttctactttctCACTAGCTCTCTAGAGGGAATTCGGGGTCTAGAAAATGGAAGaggtcttctctatttataggagaagggatggcttagctttaaagctaatttattagctttcttctgaagctaagggaggagataaCCTGTTTAAATGAGTTGGAACGGATTTGGTGTTGATCcccatttgaattttgaatggAAGTTGAAGATGATGCTGCACCTGCTTCGTATTTTGGCTCTAACTTTCCGCTCAAAATTCCAATCGATTCaagatgggtttttttttttgaaaggagattcaattatctacaactttttcaGAAATAGAGAAAGCCAAATTTCAACTTTTTCCAGGCCAAAAATGCGTTTCAAATTGCTGCTGAAAATAGTAAcgttttttgagcattttttgaaaattttcacagGATGTATCTGTTTCTtatccaatttatttttcaaaaaaaaaacttttcttctgAAGCTAAAGGAAAGGATAAGCCTATTAGATAAGCTTGAACAAATTTGACGTTGATccccatttgaaattttgaaagaagaagatgatgctGAATTTGTGTTATCTTCTGCACCTGTTTCGTATTTTGGCCACAACTTtctgctcaaaattccaattgattcggGATTGAtcttttttgaaaggaaattcaattatatacaacttttatagaaataggaaaatcaaatttcaacgttttccaggccaaaaatacgattCAAGTTGCTGCTGAAGATAATGAcgttttttgagcatttttctgttttttttcttttttgaatttttcatgaaTCATAtctccaaaaaattttcaaaagagcagaTAAGATGCcgtaaagaaaaatgttttttattatttctttaaaaaaaatgaaatccaataaaaatcacacttaattaattttaaattaattcttgtgagatccaatcaaaattaagtatTTAAAATAAGAACGTGATCAGGCCCATCGTGTAGGCGAGCCATgatcattgaaaattgtttgtatgataacttttaaTCAGGTGGTCTGATCAAAACCCATGACACACCATTATGATTGTTAAAACATCAAGATTTGTCTTGTATCACAAATCTAAAGATCTACCGGTTAGTTAAATGCAAGTTGTAAAATTGGGTGTCTACAACGATAAAGTTTACCTCCACCACTTCTGAACCAGCTTGCACGGGTAATCTTATCAAACCCCTTGGAATGACTATTTTCCCATATAAAACTCACCAAAGGAGAATTGTAGGCCGTCAAGTCCTCAGGTCtcaaattcagccccttgtataagTCGGGGTACATAATTTCGGCACCACTGCCTTGATCcaccatcaccctcttcacgtcatacCCACCAATCTTGAGTGTGACCACCAGAGCATCATCGTGGGGCTATATGGTTCCAATCTTATCCTCGTTCAAAAATCTTAGTGCCGGTTGGATATCCATTCTAGCCCTCTTCGACTCTAGATTATTATCCTCAACAGACAGCTGAGCCACAGACATCACTCTAAAGGGACAAGAACCGGTCTTTCCTGGAGTAGCAAAGATGACATTGATCATTCCTAGAGGAGGTCTTGAAGAAACATCTCTCGGGGGTTCCGAACCTGTCTGGCTCCCCTGGCCACTAGAATGACGCAAATGGCTCCCCTGgccactggaatgatgcaaaAGCTGCTTCAACTTTCCTTCTTGGACCAACTGGTCCAAATGGTCCCACAAATTTCTATAGTCCTCGTAGTGTATCCTTAGTCCTGATGGTATTGGCAATACAGGCTCTGGTTGCACCTCATGGGGTTTCCAGCCATcctgtttggccatttgaagaacgactcattcttaatcttctccagAACTTGATGCACCGATTCTTGGAACATCGCATTAACCGCCTGAGTATTAGCAGACCCTAACTGCCCAACAAAGTCTCTCCGAGgctagttgttgttgttgttgttgcgcGAGAAGGGCGACTTGGAAATTTGGTTCAACGCTTTGCTCATAGCATCGTTTCCCAGTCCTCTACGAGTTAGGCTCTTGTATTTGCATTCACGGTGGTGTTCCTCTTCATATGAGAAAGACTCACTAAGAGGAGTCATTGATCTACGTCGATAACTACCATCCTTCAAACCATCAGAAGAGGAGTCACACCGGGAGGGAGTTCGTCTTTGTCGTGCATGACGTAATTCCTTCTTTAGATGGTCAATTTCCCTATGCATGGCTCTGTTGTTTTACTCCTAAGAGACGTGACTCTCAACTTGAGAGTAACTTTTACTAGTATGTTTGGTGTGTACGCTACCTTCTCGATCCCACTTGCGTTCGAGGTTAAGGAAATCATCTCGTTGTTGGGAACCTATGGATTCTTGTTGATGGGGACCTGATCTTACCATAGTTAACCGTCACACTCACTAttacacaagttcttcccacaaacgacgccaattgtagggacacgttttgcagcccaagcccaaaatataTGGGATATTGGCCTAGTAAggccagtacaataaatttgtagagagtgggtcgaagAACTAGGTTCTAATGAATTGGGCAACGACTAGTATAGATTTAGAGGATGATCAAGCACAAATAAGAGGTACTGATATGAATGAACTTACTGTCCGAGAAgttaatttttcatataaatcaacTAAACAGAGTACAAGTACAATTTTTATTGCTATAgtattctttctctatttttccgatccccttcCTCTGGGGTCTCTACTCTCATTTATACATCTCTTCCTTCATCTttaccctacacgtggacagtTGATGGTTTAtgctgatatttgtcccatcagccttCTCTAGAAGTTTTTAGGGGTGGTTGTAAGGCTGAAAAAGTACTGTTCAGagatcacttcctcattaatgaggccagagagttagctacaaagcattcaatgtggtggtagcaactttcCATTAGACATTTTCGGGTTCCCATCTTTTTTGTACGTTTATGGCGCACGTCTTTATCACTAGAGTTTCTTAGGAGGTCACTTTGATCATTAGGATCTATATCTGATCTGTGTTTAGCTTATTCGAGGAGATatttctcctcggaccaccttctCATTTGTATCTTGCTCATTAAGTCCTGAGTCTGAATCATCCATTACCATTCATTCGTCCTCGGACTACTCACACTCTCGGTCAagacccaaggcccaatatatgatttgggcccttaaccctaTAGTTACAAATACATATAATCTTGTAAATTAAGGGTTTCAAATTAGACATTATAATTTTCTAggttaccaattaaaaaaagaaaaaataaaaaaacctctCCCGTGAGCCTCTTGTCTTGTTATAAGaccaattttttcaataaaaaaaaatagaaagtcCAATTTCGGccaaataggaaaaacaaacaaataaataattaaaaaaaaaaaaaagaacaattttCATATTTCATATAGAGTGGGCCGTATAATGTCCATTAATCCATCAGAGTGCCTATGGTTTTGAGGTTTAGCCCCAGCTTGGCTCAGCACCTAGTTACTGGAAACAGAAACAGTAGGCAGTGGCACTATATCGTACTTACCACATCAACAAAAACCGAAGGCCCTACACCTACACGGGTCTATTACACCAACATAAGCTGCATTATTTGCGACTCTTCTAAGTTCTAATTAACCCACCAAAAAGAGCTGTCTTCAAAGCTTTGGGAAATTGAGGCCATCTAAATACCTCCTTGGCCTATCTTCTGCCTATTGGGAAATTGCATCCATACACATCTTATTGTCACCTTCAATAATTACCACTTAATCACAAGTTGCCATATTATAAGTATTGGTTTGGGTGTATCTGTAGGTGCAGactaataattatattaataattacccTAAGAATTTCATTCTTCGTAGGTAACTGGGACCACAATAAAGCTTCAGCTTCAACTTAGAGATGGGGGATGTTTAATGGTTATGGTATTAAGACCTTTTTATTAGAGCTGGCTAAAACCACCGCCCCTCTCCAATCTCTTGCTACTACTGATAGAGAAGCTAGCTACTCCCTATGGCTGCTGCATCATAATTAAACTTGTACCACTCTCTTCTAGGCTTGGACCAGGTTGTTAAATGAAGGGATAACTCTAGCTGTATTATGGTCCCACTACATAGCCATAGCCATAGCCATAGCCATAGCCATATGCATATGCACGTGAAATGAATCATAGGCGACTAAAATTAACTTAGAAATTAGAACGAATATAAAAAGAAActcattggattttttttttttttttccacccgAATCATCCGCACCTTCTGCGGTTGTACTTTGAGTAGAAAGTCTGTAAGCATCTTTCAAACCAACCAGCCTAATCATTTAAGTCTTCAAGTTCAAACCAaccaatttaattataaatactTAAATAGTTCCGACTTAACTCGATAAACAATTTTATAATGTTTGTTTGCTAGTCGATTTCAACTCATATGGTTTTTGAAATGTGTCAAGATTTCAATTTCATTAATCCTGGATTATTTTGTTATATCTAGTTAATCTTAATGTTTAAAGAAATATTACCAATATACTTATACCcacttttcattttgaaatcgATTGTTTTTAGTTAAATTGTCTTACaacttaaataatttaatttgtgttCGACTTTAATTCTTACTAATTAGGGTGTCATTCATTTAGCCATAATTATAAActatgcaaaaatattctaatcttccttgtttcttttggtggctagaatattttttatattttagatttGGATTCGGTTAATAGGTGTTATTTGAACATTATTAATAgacaattttattaaagttttgaTATcgtaaaaactataaaaaaaaaagttatttttttaataaaaagttttttaaaatatttttaaaatccattaacttttcccttttttataattcaataatcaacaataatttaaattttagatgtctaattaaaaataaaataaaatttagttacaaaattagttgtaacttaaggctacaactttatctaataaaataaacattactacatatttgaaaatctaaccattgaatcgcgtgttctttatattcttaatgtacatattaaattttgtgttaatcggatattatttaccataTTATTTATGagcttatattttattcataattttaaactacgaaaaattgcaatttaaataatttattgatattatagttattgatttttaattttttacaaattttacaagtatggaagatataagaagaaaatataatctaatagtaaatttatcaaaatttacttccaataaaaataatattaaataaaattataaatttaaacggcaaccaattttataactaaattccctcctttcaaatattaaaagatATTAACTACTTTAATTACAATCCACTTGACAACCAGAAGACTATTAATACTTTGAACTTAAAAGTCAGtgaaacaaattgaaaaaaattaattaaaaaaaaattatatttacacACTTGTGTCCCGGACACTGTAGAGTAGGTACAAAAacaattagaagaaaaaaataggtgaaaaaaaaataagtatcaAGCATGGTCATCAAGCACCTCCTGGGTCCCTCCATACTCCATACGCTCTAGCTCAAGAAGTCTCAATCTTCACCGAATTCCAAATCTCCAGTTCTCAGGTCAACTGATACTGAAAGATGGCATCTCAGTCCGAGTCCGAGTCCGAGGCCATCGAACACATCGTCCTGTTCAAGGTGAAAGACGAGGCCGAACCATCGAAGGTGAAGGCGTGGCTCGACGCTCTCAACGCCTTGTCCTCCCTCGTCCAAGTGGCACAGCTCACCGCCGCCCCATTAATCCAAACTACCACCACCTCCTCCTCCGCCACTTCGCTCAACTTCACTCACATCCTCCACAGCCGCTACAACTCCAAGCAAGACCTCAAAGCCTACACTATCCACCCCCGCCACGACAGCGCCGTCAAAGATCACGGCTTGCACATAGTCGAAGACATCATGGCCTTCGATTGGGTCGCCCCCGATCTTCATCTGGCGGTcacacccaaacccaaacccggGTCCGCAATTCGAGTCAGCTTCTTCAAACTAAAGGAAGAAGATGTAAAAAAATCAGAGATACTTGGGGTTTTAAAAGAAACGAAGGATGGTTTGTTGTTGGGGCAGCATAAACAAATTAGTGAGTTGAGTTATGGAGAGAACTTTTCTACAGAGAGAAGCAGAGGGTACTCGTTAGCTTATCTGGCGGTTTTTCCTGGACACACAGAGTTGGAGGATTCGAATGAGGAATTGGGGAAGTTGAAACACAAGTTTACGGATTTTGTCGAGAGTGAGGTCGTCGTCGATTTCCTCatcccctcctcctcctctgtttaattatttaatgacTGGATTTGGAAGGATTCACTTTGTTTTGTCCTCACtctgtgtctgtgtgtgtgtgcatcTAAGAATAAGAGCAAGATTTCACTGCAAACTTTGctatttgtgtttaattgagTGCAACGACCGAGTGTATTTTAACCTAAGAATAATGTGTAAACCATGCATATTTATTGGGATGGAGGATTTAACTTTCAAATCCGTGTGCAAAAAAATACCTCCTCCTTGTAATTTTCATTCAATGTAAAATATTGCTATTACTTTGAGAGAAATTTTGGTTTCTTCATCTAATATTTGTtggtgtttttagttttttttttttttaataagaaatactATTAGCATTTTATAATATTCACAATAATATCATTTTGGCCTTTACATTCAAAGATCATAGTTAATTTGattcgtatttttttttttagaagttaattttgttccttttatttttaacttgtagTCATTTTCTTGAGTTAACTAAAAGGATCAAATTAtcacaaattgaaaataatatagacCAATTAACTTACACCAAAATATAGgaattaaaatatcattttcgcCTAACATATTTCATATGATTTTTGTGATGAATAGCCACCTCAAATTGTGATGGGTGGGTGCGCGAAGTTGTGAATCCACTATTTTTCCAATAAGTTTTTCATCCGCTAATGTCTTAACAAGTTAATGAACCTATGACCGTACAATATAATGGAGCTATAATTGCATCTGTGCATACACTTATGggtcttttcattttattttttatttatatctcTCTATATTAAATCCATTATCAAGTGATTATAACGGTAAAGACATTTTTTGTGGTACTTCAGGTTTAGGGTGTTTTAGCACAGAGACGTGCTGTTTAGCAGTTTCCTCTCCTTTTGAAAAGAAGATTAACAAAATAGCAACAATATACAAACTCACGTTGAAAATGTCATAAATTTATCAGAGCAACAGGTATTCACAACTCAGTATTTCTatacaaataattataaaagatGGGGGCAAAATTCTTTTTATCTGCATTATTAAGGATGGAAATTAACAAAAATGCTGAAGTTTATGAACAAACTCCCTAGCTAATGTGCCTAATAGAAATAGGTAGTTTAGTGAACAGGGTTGGGAGGCTGTGGTGGTTGCCCTTGCTGTACAGACCATGGAGGTCGCCTATTGTGCTCCTACAAAGAAACAGTTAACAAAATCAGTTTCCAGAATGACCTCCAAAGCAAATAACACATATAAATCACAGACAATTACAATATGATCTTAAGAAGTCAGTTTCTACAATAACATCTAAATAGAATTAGTTGAAGAGATGATATAATTGTCCAAGGACATcataatcatttttttcccttcaaaagcATCCTTTTTAACCTTTTACTTCTTTATTTCCATAAAGAAATCTTTGCTGTTTCAGGTACAAGTTTCAATACATATTGAACAGCTGAGGACAGAgttaaatatcaatttttcttttctttaatcagTAAGAAAAAGAAGTTCATTGATGAATAGACATGCTGCCTCTCAAAAAGAGAACCCAACAGCTAATATGTGAGTTGAATAGTGTTCCTTTCCATCAAAATTTTGTAGGTTCCTTTTcctccaaatagtccacatcaTATGTGCCAGTATACATACTCTTATATCTTTgtaatatcaatttttaaagTGTCTATACATtcaaatgtgtatttttttttttaatcaggaAAATAAGAGAAGGAAACCTGTCTTAAAGTCAAATATTTAGGCCAAGAGCCTTCTAACTCAAGTGGCATAGCTTGCTCTCTTTTATTAGGAGAACCAAGGTTCGAATCCCCCCCTCCCCATTGTTGTAACTATCTAATTATCAAAGTCACATAATTAGAAAACTAAGCCAAATCCTGGTCGGCATGTTAACATTTAACAACCAAACTCTACATTTCACCAACTTTATTTCCACAGAATTTACTTGGCATAATGGGCATTGATCAATTGGTGTATAAATGTGGTATGTCAGCCACAGTTAGAAATTAATGCTTGCAAAGGAATTTCAATTATAGTCATAAAGGTAATGAGGAATAATAGATTTAAAACATATAGGCTACTATATAGTTGAAAGAATGTACTTCACATACTCCAATTTCGGTCACAACAGAGCAAGAGGAACACTTCACTGATGATGCTCCATGTTGATACATCAGCAATACTTCACAGCTGCCACATTTAACTAGTCCAACCTCATGAGCTGAGAAACAAGGATCAAGTTTTTATAAAAAGGCCTTGCCATTATGACAGTACACATTGCAAAACAAAAGATTATCTTCACCTAAATCGAACAGAGGTTCTATGAAAAGGCAAAACTAGACATTTAGACAAGAACAGACTTGACACTCTGATGCACACATGTAAGTGACAAAAAGATTTACTTGTCATAATAATCTgaaattttgtgtcaaatgtTGAACTCAATGACCTTAGGTCCACAATTATCTGTGCTGCACCACATATCTAGAGATTAAAGAATCAAGGTTCACAATTTCTTTCACCTTGGTTAGAAGATAATCACAAAACCAAGGTCTGggactaattatttatttacctAAAGGCAGAGACAAGAATTTGAATGTACAATTTAGAATAATTAATAGAGACTAAACCATGTTGAGcctattttgaaataaattaagaCACGTAATTTCTTCATGCAACACATCAAAAAACTTGATAATATTTCAATGCTTTAACTACATATGATTTAAGTTCTACATGTATAAAAactacataatataattttccGCCCAGCCTTAATTGGGTTAGTGCCTTTCGGTGCTTTTCAACTTTGACTCCATACTACATATCCAATATATCCACAATGAGGATATGCCTGTGCATGTTTTGTGATAGGGAGGCAAAGAGAGGTATTCCACATGATCAACGTAGTCAAAGCCTTGCCCCACTAAGTGAATTTGGTGTCACACCATGTCAATAGTGCTAGACAAGTAATGTGGGGTTGTTTCACCTAAGTTAGGAGGTGATATCCAAAACCCAATGTGGGTCTATCTATGAAATTCCCAAAAGGCTAGCTCACAGTAGAATTATTGAGTTATCTGCAAGAAAATCAACGTCTAATACAGAGCTGTCAACAACTCATAATTTCCAAAAGTTTGATCCTTcatatttgaaatataaaatataatagagaaacctttaacctttttttat contains:
- the LOC126725957 gene encoding stress-response A/B barrel domain-containing protein UP3-like, with the protein product MASQSESESEAIEHIVLFKVKDEAEPSKVKAWLDALNALSSLVQVAQLTAAPLIQTTTTSSSATSLNFTHILHSRYNSKQDLKAYTIHPRHDSAVKDHGLHIVEDIMAFDWVAPDLHLAVTPKPKPGSAIRVSFFKLKEEDVKKSEILGVLKETKDGLLLGQHKQISELSYGENFSTERSRGYSLAYLAVFPGHTELEDSNEELGKLKHKFTDFVESEVVVDFLIPSSSSV